Proteins from a genomic interval of Balaenoptera musculus isolate JJ_BM4_2016_0621 chromosome 16, mBalMus1.pri.v3, whole genome shotgun sequence:
- the IKZF5 gene encoding zinc finger protein Pegasus produces the protein MGEKKPEPLDFVKDFQEYLTQQTHHVNMISGSVSGDKEAEALQGAGTDGDQNGLDHPSVEVSLDENSGMLVDGFERTFDGKLKCRYCNYASKGTARLIEHIRIHTGEKPHRCHLCPFASAYERHLEAHMRSHTGEKPYKCELCSFRCSDRSNLSHHRRRKHKMVPMKGTRSSLSSKKMWGVLQKKTSNLGYSRRALINLSPPSMVVQKPDYLNDFTHEIPNIQTDSYESMAKTTPAGGLPRDPQELMVDNPLNQLSTLAGQLSSLPPENQNPASPDVVPCPDEKPFMMQQASAQAVVSAVSASVPQSSSPTSPEARPPHSHRNYSPVAGPSSEPSAHTSTPSMGNSQPSTPAPTLPVQDPQLLHHCQHCDMYFADNILYTIHMGCHGYENPFQCNICGCKCKNKYDFACHFARGQHNQH, from the exons atgGGTGAAAAGAAACCAGAGCCTTTGGACTTCGTGAAAGATTTCCAGGAATACCTGACTCAGCAGACCCATCATGTCAACATGATTTCTGGATCAGTTAGTGGGGACAAGGAAGCAGAGGCTCTTCAGGGAG CTGGAACAGATGGTGATCAAAATGGACTTGATCACCCATCTGTTGAAGTTTCCCTGGATGAAAACTCAGGAATGTTAGTAGACGGGTTTGAAAGGACCTTTGATGGGAAGCTCAAGTGTCGGTACTGCAACTATGCCAGCAAAGGCACCGCACGACTCATTGAACACATTAGAATCCACACAG gtgAGAAACCTCATAGATGTCACTTGTGTCCATTTGCATCTGCTTATGAGCGTCATCTGGAAGCCCATATGCGTtcccatacaggagaaaaaccatataaatgTGAATTGTGTTCCTTCCGCTGCAGTGATCGAAGTAACCTGTCCCATCATCGAAGGCGCAAGCATAAAATGGTACCAATGAAAGGTACTAGGTCTTCCTTAAGCAGCAAGAAAATGTGGGGGgttttacagaagaaaacaagCAATCTGGGCTATAGCAGACGAGCACTAATCAACTTAAGCCCaccttccatggtggtccagaaGCCAGACTACCTTAATGACTTTACCCATGAGATCCCGAATATCCAGACTGACTCCTACGAAAGTATGGCAAAAACCACACCAGCTGGTGGCTTGCCAAGGGACCCCCAGGAACTCATGGTTGACAACCCTTTAAACCAGCTGTCAACTCTAGCAGGACAGTTGTCCAGTTTGCCGCCTGAAAACCAAAACCCCGCATCCCCTGATGTGGTTCCCTGCCCCGACGAGAAGCCTTTCATGATGCAGCAGGCCTCTGCTCAAGCAGTGGTTTCTGCCGTGTCAGCCAGTGTTCCTCAGAGCTCCTCGCCCACTAGCCCCGAAGCTCGGCCGCCACATAGTCACAGGAACTATAGTCCGGTGGCAGGTCCGAGCAGTGAACCAAGTGCTCACACGAGTACTCCCAGCATGGGAAACAGTCAGCCAAGCACTCCAGCTCCGACCCTGCCGGTCCAGGACCCTCAGCTTCTACACCACTGCCAGCACTGTGACATGTACTTTGCCGACAACATCCTTTACACTATTCATATGGGATGTCATGGGTATGAAAATCCTTTTCAGTGTAACATATGTGGATGCAAATGTAAAAACAAGTATGATTTTGCCTGTCATTTTGCAAGAGGGCAACATAACCAACACTGA